One Archocentrus centrarchus isolate MPI-CPG fArcCen1 chromosome 14, fArcCen1, whole genome shotgun sequence DNA window includes the following coding sequences:
- the LOC115791865 gene encoding solute carrier family 46 member 3 gives MKRLFLVEPLVALYAFANFLIYPLVQQYVYRRIWLQVTNTTYPISDNTSRCLPNSNSSNQSHYIEEVQRQASLFSLYTEISSTVPSLVVTLILVAYSDQGGRKIAIIIPLIGTMIYTLAYLTVSYFELNIYLLIGSAILSALCGGWGTFLGGCFAYIADLCKDDRQKTLRIAGVDMMIGLLSGVAAISSGYFLRAAGFNWPFLTSSFILFFNILYAIFILEETVKKMPNDAIISDGVPQCSAIKQMICGVCQMPIGTSRRWKAVLALLIISFTSFSFAYIGGLSTVILYELKQPLCWTEILIGYGSALSLTVFLTSFVGVSVFTYCGVPQLLIVLLGILSVISGMVMAAFAKTTLLMFTVRIPMLLAIMPFSVLRAMMSKIVPKSEQGALFAFLSFMESLTNNVSAGVFNSVYAATVAWFPGFVFLLSAGLCVIPLSTLGVVSLIGVDVAKEVQRPTHHISEEENPVQDQSEASPLLA, from the exons ATGAAGAGGCTTTTCCTTGTGGAGCCTCTGGTGGCCCTGTATGCTTTTGCCAATTTCCTCATCTATCCACTTGTGCAACAGTATGTATACAGGAGAATCTGGCTGCAGGTGACAAATACCACCTACCCCATCTCTGACAACACTTCCAGATGTCTCCCAAACAGTAACAGCAGCAACCAGTCACACTATATTGAG GAGGTACAGAGGCAGGCATCTCTCTTCTCCCTTTACACAGAAATCTCCTCCACAGTCCCATCCTTGGTGGTCACTCTCATACTGGTGGCCTATAGCGACCAGGGAGGACGCAAGATAGCCATCATCATTCCTTTGATTGGCACAATGATATACACACTGGCTTACCTGACTGTGTCCTATTTTGAGCTCAACATTTACTTACTCATTGGCTCCGCAATTCTCAGTGCCCTGTGTGGTGGTTGGGGCACGTTTCTGGGTGGCTGTTTTGCCTATATAGCAGACTTGTGCAAGGATGATCGTCAGAAGACGTTGCGCATAGCTGGAGTGGACATGATGATTGGCCTGTTGTCTGGGGTGGCTGCAATATCATCAGGCTACTTTCTGAGAGCTGCAGGATTTAACTGGCCTTTCCTAACCTCttcatttatattgttttttaacATACTCTATGCCATCTTTATCCTTGAGGAAACTGTGAAGAAGATGCCAAATGATGCCATTATTTCAGATGGAGTTCCTCAATGTTCAGCCATAAAACAGATGATCTGTGGGGTCTGCCAGATGCCTATAGGGACCAGTCGCAGGTGGAAAGCTGTCTTAGCCCTCCTCATTATTAGCTTTAccagtttttcttttgcataTATAGGAGGGCTCTCCACAGTGATACTGTATGAGCTCAAGCAGCCGCTGTGCTGGACTGAGATTTTGATTGGCTATGGCTCAGCTCTGTCCCTCACTGTGTTCCTGACCAGCTTTGTGGGAGTGTCTGTGTTTACATACTGTGGTGTGCCCCAGCTGTTGATTGTCCTGTTGGGGATCCTGTCTGTTATATCAGGCATGGTCATGGCGGCATTTGCTAAAACAACCTTACTGATGTTTACAG TGAGGATCCCAATGCTTCTGGCTATCATGCCTTTCTCTGTTCTGCGCGCCATGATGTCAAAGATTGTCCCAAAGTCTGAGCAGG GAGCCCTGTTTGCCTTTCTTTCCTTTATGGAAAGCTTGACTAATAATGTGTCAGCTGGAGTCTTCAACAGTGTTTATGCTGCTACAGTTGCATGGTTCCCTGGCTTCGTCTTTCTcttgtctgcaggactctgtgtaATTCCTTTGTCTACCTTAGG AGTCGTGAGTCTGATAGGAGTGGATGTTGCCAAAGAGGTCCAAAGGCCAACTCATCACATCTCAGAGGAGGAGAATCCTGTTCAAGATCAGAGTGAAGCCAGTCCTCTTCTTGCCTGA